The Astatotilapia calliptera chromosome 14, fAstCal1.2, whole genome shotgun sequence genome includes a region encoding these proteins:
- the LOC113036291 gene encoding mRNA decay activator protein ZFP36L1, whose protein sequence is MPSDFLTPFLELDEEFCKNFRSLEATDGSSTSSQQQRQQHSQRVLGFQRRHSLCPVTLPNSKFNSSSCEMTESACWGLNVTSNQQWSREGQLPRSSLSHIPFRVDRSVSMIEGNSLGGREDKAANLSPPLLLPPPGLCISNTSISSAASSRPTLPPPPPPHISTRYKTELCRTYEESGACKYGAKCQFAHGMDELRGLNRHPKYKTEPCRTFHTIGFCPYGARCHFIHNADELNAGNAAASPQKQKLRPPLLRHSLSFAGFSSSPQTFQPVKESQPCSFLFTRASSVSPPPSSVGSPELLSPLFPEPGPLKHYPFPFSGIGDLAGDSGDSALRFFAVTDSVSARCPTSTFTPKSLPYLLPQQPPASLNACPSLQRCSSADSLSEEGYTSSCSLSSSSSGTESPSFEGRRLPIFSRLSVSDE, encoded by the exons ATGCCCTCCGACTTTCTAACACCTTTCCTGGAACTAGATGAGGAGTTCTGCAAG AATTTCCGCAGCCTGGAGGCGACAGATGGCTCGTCTACCAGCTCCCAGCAGCAACGGCAGCAGCACAGTCAAAGGGTGCTCGGCTTCCAGCGACGTCACTCTCTCTGCCCTGTGACCCTCCCAAACTCCAAGTTCAACAGCAGCAGTTGTGAGATGACCGAGTCAGCCTGTTGGGGCCTAAATGTGACCTCCAACCAGCAGTGGAGCAGGGAGGGTCAGCTTCCCCGCTCCTCGCTCAGCCACATCCCCTTCAGAGTTGACCGCTCAGTCAGCATGATCGAGGGCAACAGTTtgggagggagagaggacaAAGCAGCCAACTTGTCCCCACCACTGCTACTCCCCCCACCTGGCCTATGCATCAGTAACACCTCCATCTCCTCAGCTGCTTCCTCCAGACCCACGctgcctccaccaccaccaccacacatcTCCACTCGATACAAGACGGAACTGTGCCGCACATATGAGGAAAGCGGGGCCTGCAAGTACGGTGCCAAGTGCCAGTTTGCTCACGGCATGGACGAGCTGAGAGGCCTCAACCGTCATCCCAAATATAAGACGGAGCCCTGCCGCACGTTCCACACCATAGGCTTCTGTCCATACGGTGCCCGCTGCCACTTCATTCACAACGCGGATGAGCTCAATGCCGGCAATGCTGCTGCGTCTCCACAGAAGCAGAAGCTCAGGCCTCCTCTGCTGCGCCACAGCCTCAGCTTCGCAGGCTTCTCCTCCTCTCCGCAGACCTTCCAGCCAGTAAAGGAGTCACAGCCTTGCTCCTTCCTTTTCACCAGggcctcctctgtctctcctcctccgtCCTCTGTAGGAAGCCCTGAGCTCCTTTCCCCTCTCTTTCCCGAACCCGGCCCACTGAAGCATTACCCCTTCCCCTTCTCTGGCATCGGTGACCTGGCTGGTGACAGCGGTGATTCAGCTCTGCGCTTCTTCGCCGTGACCGATTCTGTCAGCGCCCGGTGTCCCACCTCAACTTTCACACCCAAAAGCCTCCCTTACCTCCTCCCCCAACAGCCTCCAGCCTCCCTGAATGCCTGTCCCAGCCTTCAGCGCTGCTCCTCAGCTGACTCCCTCTCTGAAGAGGGCTACACATCCTCCTGCTCCCTCAGCTCTTCCTCCAGTGGCACAGAGTCACCGAGCTTCGAGGGCCGACGACTACCCATCTTCAGCCGCCTTTCTGTTTCAGATGAGTAG